GATGAGGCTAATGGCGGCCGACGCCAGCACGGCCCCAAGCGCGGGAGTGGGCAGGATCGCCAGCGCGTCGGTCAGAAACAGGACCGTAAGCGTGAGGGCGGCAGCCGAGATGACAGCCGCTACTTGAGTCTTTCCGCCCATGAGGTCGTTGATCGCGGTGCGGGAATCGGAGGCGGTGACTGCGAAGCCGCCGAACACTCCCGAGGCAAGGTTCGCCGCTCCAAAGCCAAGGAGCTCACGGTTGGCATCGACCGGATATCGGTTCTTCGCGCCGAAACTACGCGCGGTTACGATACCCGCGCCAAAGCTGACGATCAAAACGGCTGCCGCCCCGAGGATCAGGTCACCGATGGCGACATCCGGGATTGGGATCGACGGCGACGGTAGCTGGGAAGGGACAGCGCCAACAACACGAATACCCAAAGCCTGGAAATCAAAAGCGTAGGACAGGGCGGTTGCGAGTGCCATGACGACAAGCGGTCCTGGGACAGATGGTAGCCATTTGCCGAGAAGCCGGAGCACCACGAACAGTCCTGCCCCCAACCAGAGCGAAGGCCAGTGGATCAGGTCCGACTTTTTTGCGATTTCGACGAGTGGCCCGAACAGCCCGTCGCTTTCGATCTTCACCCCGGTAAAGCGGCCGATCTGTCCAATCAGGATCGATAGCGAGATGCCGGTCATAAATCCGGTCAGGATCGGACGTGAGAGGAGGTTGGCGATAAACCCCAGCCGAAGGAAGCTTGCCAGAAAGCAAAGGAGGCCGACCATTGCGGCGATCGCCGCGGAAGCCACGACGTTTTCGGCCGTCGACGACAGCCCGAAAGAAACAAGAACCGCTGCCAGCACCGTCACCGTGCCGGCGTCGGGGCCCACAATGAGCTGCCGCGACGAGCCGAGCAGGGCATAGCCAAGCACCGACAGGATGCTCGCGTAGATTCCGACTTCGGGTGGCAAGCCCGCCAGAGCGGGGTAGGCGATGGCGCTTGGCAAGCCAACCGCGGCAATGGCCAGCCCGGATGTCAGATCGTACCGGAGCCACTCCACCCGATATTCTCTCAGACTTGATATGAGGGGAAGGGTCGGCATGGCGGCGAAGATCTCCAACGGAAAATTCGGACGCTCGCGTTTGGGGGATGGCCGCCGCATCTGGCCGCACGCCGGTCACTCCGTCCTCGATAGGGCTGACCCGACGTCTAGTGTGTCAGATCGGGCACAACGTTCCTGTGGCTTTGATCTTCGACATAGTCGTCCGGCCGCTTCTGGCGCTTGCCGAGATCGGGTTCGCGAAATTTAACTCGCTCGTAGGGGATCGATTTGAGTATGTGCGAAATGCAGTTGATACGGGCGCGCTCTTTGTCGTCCGACGGAACGAGCCACCAAGGCGCCTGCTGATGGTTGGTCTTGCGCAGCATCTCGTCATAGGCACGGGTGTAGTCCCACCATTTGCGGTAGGATTCGACATCCATCGGGCTCAATTTCCACTGCCGCAGCGGGTCTTCGATCCGCCGCTTGAAGCGACGCTCCTGTTCTTCCTCGCTGACAGTGAGAAAATACTTCAATAGGACAATACCGCTTTCAACGATTGCCGCCTCAAATCGAGGAGCAAGTTCGAGAAACCTCTGGGCTTTCTTTTCGCTGCAGAACCCCATGACACGGTCGACGCCTGGACGATTGTACCAACTGCGATCGAAGATGACGATTTCCCCGGCCGCTGGCATGTGGGCAAGGTAGCGCTGCATGTACATCTGCGACTTTTCACGGTCGGTCGGCGCGGGCAGAGCAATCACACGAAACACACGCGGGCTCACTTTCTCGGTAATTCGTTTGATCATCCCGCCTTTGCCGGCGGCGTCGCGCCCCTCGAAGACGATCACGATCCTTGCCCCCGATTTCTTCACCCAGGCCTGCAGGTGCGCCAACTCCACCTGAAGCTTCTTTATCTCCTTGTCGTAGTTCCACGACTTGTCTTTCTTCGTTTTCTCTTCCGCGGGGGCTTCAAGGTCTAGGGCGTGCATTTTGGTCATGGCTCCCTCCAAGTTGATCGGCTTCCGGGCAGGCACTCTCCAACGGAGAGGATGGTAGCGCTTTTGGAGACGATATGCCTGT
This genomic stretch from Rhizobium favelukesii harbors:
- a CDS encoding SulP family inorganic anion transporter, encoding MPTLPLISSLREYRVEWLRYDLTSGLAIAAVGLPSAIAYPALAGLPPEVGIYASILSVLGYALLGSSRQLIVGPDAGTVTVLAAVLVSFGLSSTAENVVASAAIAAMVGLLCFLASFLRLGFIANLLSRPILTGFMTGISLSILIGQIGRFTGVKIESDGLFGPLVEIAKKSDLIHWPSLWLGAGLFVVLRLLGKWLPSVPGPLVVMALATALSYAFDFQALGIRVVGAVPSQLPSPSIPIPDVAIGDLILGAAAVLIVSFGAGIVTARSFGAKNRYPVDANRELLGFGAANLASGVFGGFAVTASDSRTAINDLMGGKTQVAAVISAAALTLTVLFLTDALAILPTPALGAVLASAAISLIDLRTLGQLWRISRIEFLFAVISIAGALSLGVLQGVIIAVVATLLYLVMEGMTPRDALLGRIPGRDGFYKLHRYPQAEPVPGVVIYLVQGSLLFYNAEHIKSRMEEIFATLAPDTKWFIFDAGAAAQIDSTAAVMLDEIRTMAEERGIKFAIVELHSEPLEILERSGVLARVGSTMIFDELEEAVDLVEHQPAVEPRDGDDAAGHSADIAR
- the ppk2 gene encoding polyphosphate kinase 2 encodes the protein MTKMHALDLEAPAEEKTKKDKSWNYDKEIKKLQVELAHLQAWVKKSGARIVIVFEGRDAAGKGGMIKRITEKVSPRVFRVIALPAPTDREKSQMYMQRYLAHMPAAGEIVIFDRSWYNRPGVDRVMGFCSEKKAQRFLELAPRFEAAIVESGIVLLKYFLTVSEEEQERRFKRRIEDPLRQWKLSPMDVESYRKWWDYTRAYDEMLRKTNHQQAPWWLVPSDDKERARINCISHILKSIPYERVKFREPDLGKRQKRPDDYVEDQSHRNVVPDLTH